Proteins co-encoded in one Brassica oleracea var. oleracea cultivar TO1000 chromosome C4, BOL, whole genome shotgun sequence genomic window:
- the LOC106337091 gene encoding LIM domain-containing protein PLIM2c isoform X1 — translation MAFTGTLDKCKACDKTVYVMDLMMLEGMPYHKSCFRCSHCNGTLVISNYSSMDGVLYCKPHFEQLFKESGNFSKNFQSAGKTEKTNDVTRAPSKLSSFFSGTQDKCPACKKTVYPLEKITMEGESYHKTCFRCAHGGCPLTHSSYAALNGVLYCKVHFSQLFLEKGNYNHVLQATNNRRTPEEDKIEPNENEANPKEEEEETSDAVPEEHES, via the exons ATGGCGTTTACAGGGACACTAGACAAATGCAAGGCGTGTGACAAGACTGTCTACGTTATGGATTTGATGATGTTGGAAGGAATGCCTTACCACAAGTCATGCTTCAGGTGCAGCCATTGCAATGGCACTCTCGTG ATTAGCAACTACTCATCCATGGATGGAGTTCTGTATTGCAAACCACATTTTGAACAGCTCTTCAAAGAATCTGGAAACTTCAGCAAGAATTTTCAGTCAG CAGGAAAGACCGAGAAAACGAATGACGTG ACGAGGGCTCCAAGCAAGCTATCTTCCTTCTTTAGTGGAACACAAGACAAATGTCCAGCTTGTAAGAAAACTGTTTATCCTCTAGAGAAGATCACAATGGAAGGGGAATCTTACCACAAGACTTGCTTTAGATGTGCACACGGTGGCTGTCCATTAACACACTCTTCATACGCTGCTCTCAATGGTGTTCTTTACTGTAAGGTTCATTTCAGTCAGCTTTTCCTCGAGAAAGGTAACTACAATCATGTCCTCCAAGCTACTAACAACCGACGCACACCTGAGGAAGACAAAATTGAACCCAACGAAAATGAAGCAAACCCTAAAGAAGAAGAAGAAGAAACTTCTGATGCAGTCCCTGAAGAACATGAGTCCTAA
- the LOC106337091 gene encoding LIM domain-containing protein PLIM2c isoform X2 produces the protein MAFTGTLDKCKACDKTVYVMDLMMLEGMPYHKSCFRCSHCNGTLVISNYSSMDGVLYCKPHFEQLFKESGNFSKNFQSGKTEKTNDVTRAPSKLSSFFSGTQDKCPACKKTVYPLEKITMEGESYHKTCFRCAHGGCPLTHSSYAALNGVLYCKVHFSQLFLEKGNYNHVLQATNNRRTPEEDKIEPNENEANPKEEEEETSDAVPEEHES, from the exons ATGGCGTTTACAGGGACACTAGACAAATGCAAGGCGTGTGACAAGACTGTCTACGTTATGGATTTGATGATGTTGGAAGGAATGCCTTACCACAAGTCATGCTTCAGGTGCAGCCATTGCAATGGCACTCTCGTG ATTAGCAACTACTCATCCATGGATGGAGTTCTGTATTGCAAACCACATTTTGAACAGCTCTTCAAAGAATCTGGAAACTTCAGCAAGAATTTTCAGTCAG GAAAGACCGAGAAAACGAATGACGTG ACGAGGGCTCCAAGCAAGCTATCTTCCTTCTTTAGTGGAACACAAGACAAATGTCCAGCTTGTAAGAAAACTGTTTATCCTCTAGAGAAGATCACAATGGAAGGGGAATCTTACCACAAGACTTGCTTTAGATGTGCACACGGTGGCTGTCCATTAACACACTCTTCATACGCTGCTCTCAATGGTGTTCTTTACTGTAAGGTTCATTTCAGTCAGCTTTTCCTCGAGAAAGGTAACTACAATCATGTCCTCCAAGCTACTAACAACCGACGCACACCTGAGGAAGACAAAATTGAACCCAACGAAAATGAAGCAAACCCTAAAGAAGAAGAAGAAGAAACTTCTGATGCAGTCCCTGAAGAACATGAGTCCTAA
- the LOC106338502 gene encoding uncharacterized mitochondrial protein AtMg00810-like: protein MKYFFGIELCRFKEGLFISQRKYALDLLKDAGAYGGRTAKMPMEDGYKVPREGEIEDIKLFYDPKLYRKLVGKLIYLTITRPDICFAVNQVSQHMQAPREHHWRMVERVLMYLNGTQGLGIWM, encoded by the coding sequence ATGAAGTACTTTTTTGGGATTGAGCTGTGCAGATTCAAGGAAGGGTTATTCATCTCTCAAAGGAAGTATGCATTGGATCTCTTGAAGGATGCTGGTGCGTATGGAGGAAGAACAGCCAAGATGCCCATGGAAGATGGGTACAAGGTTCCACGTGAGGGGGAGATTGAAGACATCAAGCTGTTTTATGATCCAAAGCTATATAGGAAGCTTGTGGGGAAGCTGATATACTTGACAATCACCAGGCCAGACATATGCTTTGCTGTTAACCAAGTAAGCCAACATATGCAAGCTCCACGAGAGCATCACTGGCGCATGGTGGAGAGAGTTCTCATGTACCTGAATGGAACTCAAGGGCTTGGTATATGGATGTGA
- the LOC106339821 gene encoding acyl-coenzyme A thioesterase 13: MSSSSPSPISSETTISKEIDPNNVSLAENFLKSFTCPDSSLDDFASFDSFSVLFQNNIRALSVARGRITCSVVVTPGLTNYFNGLHGGAVASIAERLSMACARTFVSEEKQLFLGELSMSYLSAAPVTSELVVEGSVVRSGRNLTVVNVEFKMKDTMKVTYLARATFYQSIISKL; encoded by the exons ATGTCTTCTTCTTCTCCTTCTCCGATCTCTTCCGAGACAACAATATCCAAAGAAATCGATCCCAACAACGTATCCCTGGCCGAAAACTTCCTCAAATCGTTCACTTGCCCAGACTCCTCCCTCGACGATTTCGCCTCCTTCGACTCTTTCTCCGTCTTGTTCCAAAACAACATCAGAGCTCTCTCCGTCGCACGTGGCCGCATCACGTGCTCCGTCGTCGTCACGCCTGGCCTTACC AATTACTTTAATGGGTTACATGGAGGAGCAGTGGCGTCTATTGCAGAGAGGTTATCAATGGCTTGCGCGAGAACATTCGTGTCCGAAGAGAAACAGCTGTTCCTCGGTGAATTGAGTATGTCTTATCTCTCTGCTGCTCCAGTTACG AGTGAATTGGTGGTTGAAGGATCAGTGGTGAGGAGTGGGAGGAACCTGACGGTGGTGAATGTTGAGTTCAAGATGAAGGACACCATGAAAGTCACTTACCTAGCTCGTGCTACTTTTTACCAATCTATTATCTCCAAGCTTTAA